In Carya illinoinensis cultivar Pawnee chromosome 9, C.illinoinensisPawnee_v1, whole genome shotgun sequence, the following are encoded in one genomic region:
- the LOC122277609 gene encoding putative phytosulfokines 6, which translates to MKPQNFPSNVIFIFLVFLLCSYLTSARILATEEGENGVKINGNITPDAGSFTDLEDLSNLMGLEECDDKDEECLNRRMIAEAHLDYIYTQKHKP; encoded by the exons atgaagccaCAAAACTTCCCTTCAAATGTCATCtttattttccttgtttttcttctttgctCCTATCTAACATCTGCCCGTATCCTGGCAACAGAAGAGG GTGAAAACGGAGTGAAGATTAATGGGAATATTACTCCTGATGCTGGATCATTTACAGACTTGGAAGATCTTTCGAAT CTGATGGGGTTAGAGGAGTGTgatgacaaagatgaagaatgtTTGAACCGAAGGATGATTGCGGAGGCTCACTTGGATTACATATACACCCAGAAGCACAAGCCTTAG